From the Kwoniella dendrophila CBS 6074 chromosome 8, complete sequence genome, the window ACCCTCGTATATTGTACCTAACCCAGCTATAAAATCATGTCATCTAATGTATTCCCAAACAATTGGTTTAAACACTTTGTTCCCCACGGACATCCATCCaagcttgattgatttcGTTATTACCATAATTTTGGAGTGCAATATCATGATCTTCATATTCCTCTTCCTTGATGTCTTCAAGGATTTCTGAACCGTTTGAGCTTGGTGAGAAATTGATTGTTGTGTCTTTTGGCGATTTGATGATACTCAATGGTATGGGTCTGATGTATTCGTTATTGACTGTATGTTTGTGCGTTGAGGTgaaataatcttctttctcgtTATAACcataattatcattattaggTGTGATTACAGGTTTTATATTGATAGGTTTATCTCTATTAGGTGATCTTACCATCTCATGTTGATTATTTAGGTGTTGTGTCAAATCGAATCTTACCGACAATCTTCTATTCCCAACGCTATTTCTTgcatttgatgatcttcttaaATTGAAAGGATCAGTAAATCTAACATCAACTGAGCTAggtatattatcatcatcatctagaagattttgattctcATTTGATCTTGCAAGAGGCACAGAAGAAGGTGTGACTAAATTTAAAtttatacttgatgatgaagttcttgatcttcttcttggtgttccatcaccattatcttcGTGATCATTGTTGTAGTTCAGATTGTTAGTTTTAATAGGTGAAGTATAATTTATTGTAGATGATTGACCAAATGAAGGTattctttttgtttctgATAACCATTTAGGTGTAGTATTAGTATTAGTACTAGAatatgaagttgattttgattttgattttaaattTTGAGAATCttgtttgaatttgattaatTCGTTTATATCTTTTTCCAATAAACCAATTAGAGATTTATTGATAGTTgttaaatttgaatatatagGTGAATTTCTAATTTCCAAGATAATCAACcagaatgataataattcgACTAGTAAAATAAATAAGTGTGTCGATTggaataataatggtattgatTCATTCTGATTCAAGTTTAGTAACGATGAAGTTGAGAtagctggtttaggttttaGATGATAATTTATTGTTTTAGATGGTTCGGTGTTAGAAATAGGGTACAGAGGTTGTATTGGTGTATgtaaaggtgttgatgaagttgtatATAATGAAAGTAAATTCAAAGCGATAAAACCTGAAAACATGATTGTTAGTTCCAAAGAAGATGGATAGAATTGATTACGCTTACCAAATGTTatggtaaattgaaagatagtTAAACAGAGTAAAAATTCCGAATTATACAACCATTTATAGCgtatgttttcttttctattctTTGATCTAAGTCTGGTAATGGAAGTTGTATGAGTAACGTGTGATCTCACGATACTAATGCAGGAAGAGCAAGAAGTAAGCTTCTTTATTACACAATCATATCAATGTTGCGTTTCAAGTGGGTTACACTTACAGCTTGCAATAACCATATCCCTTGATCAGAATTAAAGGAGAATAAGCAATTAGTGATAGTCCAAGTAGAAGATCGAGCAAGAGTGAATCATCAATATGGGTAGTTGTTGGAGTTGTATGTGATGAGTATATCGTAAAGCAAACGAGAGCGATTGAGAGTAACTATAAATCCACAATGTCATTAGTATCTCTTCCGACAAGCTGAGATGAGGGGGCAGTATGAAAAGTATGAGGTGTACTTACTgtgatattggtatttcCAGGCAAGGAATTGATGATACTGATCATTGCTGCTGTGTTTGTGAGGTATACCTAAAGTGATACTGGATTTTCGAGCTATGAGGTGATGGATACTGTTGAGatgaagacaaagaagataatgatcaTTAATCACTTTGAGTCTAGCTGACTTGACGTGGAATCTAGTAATGGGTAGTATGTATCGATTAATCACGCGATTCTGTACCAAACATACTTGgcattgatgatgaaggaacAATCACGTCGATCAATCTGACTCTATTACACATAACGAAGCATGtgagatcaaaatgatagGATGGTGAATAGCTGAAGGATGTTCGACGCAGTTCCATATTGACTATAACGCAAGTTGACATGTCTCGTAGAAACGATTAATTGATATTAGTGATATCATTCACTTAAGAAGATTAGTGGTAACCCTTGAGTGATGTTTCAAGCTATCATCAATTCAATGGTAAAACAAGTATTCCTATACTCTTGATAAAAGCTTATCCGCTTGAATAGGCAGTGATTCACTATCAAATACTGTATTGAATAGGGTTACATACTATCGAGCTTAGTTGACAGATAACAACTGAGACATGACCGGTTTCTTCGTACCTTTTGGCTGGAACTTGAGGAGTCGAGTGAGGTTTTGATTTCCATTATACATTATTCGACGATAAACATATCTGACAATGAGAAGCTACTCCTGTAGGTTCTGCTTGCGACATATACTGATCGTCCTGCTCGTTTACATTTGACTACATGTGCttgaaatgataaatgatcGTTATCGATAACAAACCATCGCTTCCCAAGCGAAACAACGACTAGCTACTAACTGAGGGGCTCCTACAAACAATCGATCAATAAAATTATTGATAAGATATCACAGTGAAAATTAAACGCCACATACAGTATATGGTTTCGGGATTTCGGCCGAATCGACTCAACCTGCCACAAATCATATTAATTATATAGTACACCGTAGAGATGATCACCAAACAACTTGCTGAAAAAAAAAGTCCAGCGCGACTATAGGCTCAATAGGATACGGCAGATCCATACTAAGGGTTTGAACCCAAAccaatctttttcaatacaACTCAAATACATCTCTTTcgacttttacttcttctccCTTTCCTTCAAAAATAACCATACCAAAATGTCTTTCTCAAGATCATCAGCTCAATCCCTCAAACAAGCTCTTAAAGCTACAGCTCCTAAAGCTGCCGGCAGACAAATTGCCAAAAGATCTTACACCCTCTTAGCCAGAGAAGCACCAAAAGCTATGGTTGCTTCAAGACTTGGTGTAAGTGAAATTGTGCTTGAACAGGAACAATTTGCTGATATATCATAATAGGCTACAAGAGGTGTTAAGACTCTTGACTTTGCCGGTACAAAAGAAGTTGTTTACGAAAGAGCTGATTGGCCTCTTGATAAACTCCAAGAGTGAGTTGAtgacttttcttttctgaatTAGTTTGTTGCTAACAAACCACCTAGCTACTTCAAAAATGATACTCTTGCTATGATTGGTTACGGATCTCAAGGTCACGGTCAATCTTTAAATGCTAGGGATCAAGGTTTAAAAGTTATTGTTGGTGTAAGaaaaggtggtgaatcatggaaacaagctcaagaagaTGGTTGGGTACCAGGAGAAACTTTATTCGATATCCCAGAAGCTATCAACAAAGGTACAATCATCATGAACTTGCTTTCTGATGCTGCTCAATCACAAACTTGGTCAGAAATCGCTCCTTTAATCACCAAAGGTAAAACCCTTTACTTTGCCCACGGTTTCTCAGTTGTCTACAAGGAAGATGTGAGTAAGAGTCCCAACTTATTTCATTTTACTCAATTTTATGTCATTCGTTTCAATCGCTGACTCGCTGACCTGTTTCCCAGACCAACGTCGTCCCACCAAAAGACGTCGATGTCATCCTTGTCGCTCCTAAAGGTTCAGGAAGAACCGTCCGAACCCTTTTCCTCGAAGGTCGAGGTATCAACTCTTCCATCGCCGTCTACCAAGATGTCACCGgtcaagctaaagaaaaaGCTGTTGCTCTTGGTATTGCCGTTGGTTCAGGTTACTGTTACGAAACTACTTTCGAAAAAGAAGTTTACTCTGATCTTTACGGAGAACGAGGTGTTGTAGGTTGAATCATTCGCTTAAATCAGATCTTATGCTAATCCAAGCTACAGCTTATGGGTGGTATCCAAGGAATGTTCCTTGCCCAATACGAAGTTCTTAGAAAGAACGGTCACTCACCTTCAGAAGCTTTCAACGAAACTGTCGAAGAAGCCACTCAATCTTTATTCCCATTGATCGGTAAATACGGTATGGATTACATGTACAACGCTTGTTCCACCACCGCCAGACGAGGTGCTCTTGATTGGGCTCCTAAATTCAAAGAGTAAGTGAATTCTTGGACTACACTGGACTCTGCTAATAAATCTCCGATCACAGAGCAAACCTTCCCGTCTTCGAAGCTCTTTACAAATCATGTAGAGATGGTTCAGAAACTAGAAGATCTCTTGAATTCAACTCTAGAAAAACTTACAGAGAAGATCTCCAAaaagaacttgatgaaattgataaccAAGAAATCTGGAGAGCCGGTAAAACCGTCCGAAAGCTTAGAGTGAGTTGTCAGCACATAGATACATAGGATGGTAGCTGATGTATCATGCTCTATAGCCTGACGCCAACAAAGATGAGCTTTAAACAACTCTCTTTAAATGACATTCTTTAGGGAattaaaaaataaaaataaaaaagatCATCATATCTCATAGTTTAGCTTGTTACGAGTTTATGCATACCTTTTGGATCTGGATTAATTGGATTATAGCACATGGTACATAACTACGCTAAGCGATACAGAGAGTGGATCACAGAAAGCGTTTGCGTGGACATCAAAAAAATATAAGACTGATAATATATCATGATAAGCTAAATCGTAATAGACACAATTAGTAACGCTCCTCAAGAACTTCAATTACGTTACTGACCTTTGAAATTTGATTATCCCGCCAATGGAATCAACATGAGTGTCTGAATGTACTTGATCGATTTGAACCTCGTAAGACGAAAGACCAGGCACTCGACAATACTCGTCCATAGTGTACCAAATCATATCTGCGATTTCTCGAAAATCTGCTCGATATTGATATCCAACAAAGTCCCAAGCGTATACTGCTGCGTGAATGAAAACAGGAGTTAAATGGTGTATATCCGATTCATCTTGCAAAGCATAAGGGTATTCTTCTAAGGAAttaatttgataatcttgcCAATTTGGAGGGTTATACCAAGAATGGGGAATCTGTTGGTCACTCTCACATTTACGTAGAATACCCATTGCTACATCTATCTCGTCTAAATAGAAGTGGAATATTCACGTAAGTATAGGACGTAGTGAAGAGTCGTGACAGAACGCTCACTGAAAATGGGCGCCAACTATATGACAAAAGTGATTTTTAGTCGACATCCGTTATAGATATTCAAAGACTTACTATCTCTAACACAGTATACAGatcattcaatatatcaaCCACATCCAGTCCTTGATAATCGAATGATGGGTCAATTTCGTATCTATCCATTAGAGTATTATACAATCCCTCATGAAATCTAAGGTAGTTGACCAAATAAACCCATACCATAGCTAATCGATCACGGCTGATAGAGAGCTAGACTGAAAGCTATCAGAGCCGCACTGGGTTGAAGTAAACAACTCTACACGTACCCCTTTTTTGGCATTTGCGGAGAAATCTCCAGTATTTTGTTGTGCGACACCTTGAGATCTTTCTGCGCCCTTGATATCCGCTTGATTGTCTCGGAATTCTGTAAAGTAGAGTGGTGGTGCTTTCCAGTAATGAGATAGCTTGTAGATTAAAGGGTTCTCGACTCTACGATATGgcaaaattgaatttttgtACTTTCGACTTTGTGACTTGGAAAATGGTGGTTTGGTAGTTTCGATCACAAAATCGATACCATGAATaatctcatcttcagttGATTTAGGGAGACCTTGAGGcgtttgattgatttcacACATTATATACAGCATCAAGATACAGGGTGATCAAGGAATACTCGTGTACCATGTAACTTACCTCAAGTTCAATGCTCAACGTAGCTCACACAGATAGAATCGCATTAAATCAAGAATGGTTCATGCATCCGGGTTGGAACTCTCGCAACTCAGTGGTCAGTGATAAACAGTAACTGGTCAAGGTTAAAATGGGTACGTACTACTGTACGTTATTCGTAATAGATAGATCGACGCTCATCTTAGTCAGTTTAGATTAGATTACGCCTGCTGTTTCGACTGACTAAGGAAAATGACATTCGGGCTATATTTGGGCAATTTTCAGTACATATTCCCTGCGAACGATAGTAAAAGGGATAATATGAAACGCATCGTGAAAAAAATCTACGATATGATCATTGCATACAGGCTCGAGCGATGATCAAAGGGATATAATACGCGAACGATATGAAAATGACAAACACTATTGGCGATATCCTGAGTTATAGCAATTGGTTCAAGGGGTAGGCAATGATCAAACGTGTCAGCATTGACCTGATTTCAAGCATTACTCTCAGGATAAGGATAGTACTCTTACTCGTAATACTCTAAAAAGAAAAGGCATAAAAGGATGTGAATAAGATTGATCCAAGATGTCCTCTTCTATCTTTTTGATTCTTGCTCATCTACATTGTTATTACTGACATTTAAAGGAATAAAGTACATCAACAAGATGGTATACGAGCTAGAGGAGAAACTCTCTAAATCAATGAAAGCTTTGAGGATTAATAAAACTCCAGCGTAAGCGAAAATCATTCCGAACATTCATACAACAAATTGCCAATACTGATTATCAACTGACATTTGCTACGTCTTAGAGACCAATATGAACTCGCAACAATCCCAATACCCAAAGCAGAAGGCACAAAAGTATTAATCAAAATTGGTTCAG encodes:
- a CDS encoding ketol-acid reductoisomerase, mitochondrial, translating into MSFSRSSAQSLKQALKATAPKAAGRQIAKRSYTLLAREAPKAMVASRLGATRGVKTLDFAGTKEVVYERADWPLDKLQDYFKNDTLAMIGYGSQGHGQSLNARDQGLKVIVGVRKGGESWKQAQEDGWVPGETLFDIPEAINKGTIIMNLLSDAAQSQTWSEIAPLITKGKTLYFAHGFSVVYKEDTNVVPPKDVDVILVAPKGSGRTVRTLFLEGRGINSSIAVYQDVTGQAKEKAVALGIAVGSGYCYETTFEKEVYSDLYGERGVLMGGIQGMFLAQYEVLRKNGHSPSEAFNETVEEATQSLFPLIGKYGMDYMYNACSTTARRGALDWAPKFKEANLPVFEALYKSCRDGSETRRSLEFNSRKTYREDLQKELDEIDNQEIWRAGKTVRKLRPDANKDEL